The nucleotide window ACCCAACCAGCAGACCCTGGTGCAGTCCATCGCCCGGGTACCCACCAACTCCGGCCTGCTCAACGGCGACTGTTCGGTGATGCCGGTGATCCTGTTCCTGGAGGACCACAAGGCCGAAACCATCGCCCGGGTGGTCAAGGCGGCCAAGCAGTATGGCGCCGAGTTCGGCAACGACCAGCTGCAGTTCAGGCTGGCCTCGGGACCGGTGGGCGTCATGGCCGCCACCAACGAAGCGGTGGCCGCCGCCCAGACGCCGATGATGCTTTACGTTTACGGCGCCGTCATCCTGCTGTGCCTGCTCAGTTTCCGCTCGGTGCGGGCCACCATCGCCGTGGTGCTGCCCCTGTACCTGGTGTCCACCCTGGCCCAGGCGCTGATGGTGGAGCTGGAGATCGGCCTGACCGTGTCCACCCTGCCGGTAATAGCCCTGGGCGTCGGCATAGGGGTCGACTACGGCATCTATATCCTCTCCAACATGAGCGAGAAGCTCCACGAAGGGGAGAGCCTCTACGAGGCCTACCTGGATGCGCTCAAGGAAAGGGGCAGCGCGGTGTTCTTCACCGGCGTCACCCTGGCCATAGGGGTGTCCACCTGGTTCTTCTCGGCCCTGAAATTCCAGGTCGACATGGGGGTGCTGCTCACCTTCATGTTCCTGGTCAACATGCTGGGCGCCATCCTGGTGCTGCCGGCCATCATGGCGCTGATGTTCCGCAAGCCGAAAACCCCCTGAAACCCCAGCGCCGCCCCCGGGCGGCGCTTTTTTCTGCAAACTGGTCACACCAGGGTCCAAGGGCCCTAAATTTCCCGCAGCCCCTCTCGCAACTGCTGTCATAAAGGCATAGAATTGCCTGAGCCTTTACGTGGCGGTAAAGTCGCGTCAAACAGGCTATTTTTTCATCAAATAATAGGGGTAGAGCGGTCATCCGCTACGCAGTACCTAAGGAAAGAGAGTCATGGCACTGATCGACGGTCATTCATCCGTACTGCTTGATAACGTCTGTAAACTCATTCATTCCAAAGTTTCCTCCGACCGAGCCCCTCTTGTCGCTTCTTTTGTTCAGAAACTCTACGGCACCATGTCAGTTGACGACTTCCAAGGTCGCAGCGACTCCGACCTCTATGGCGCGGCCATGAGCCTGTGGAACAGCCTCGAACACAAGAAAGCCGGTGAGAGTTTTATTCGCGTCTTCAATCCGGAAGTGTCCAGGCATGGCTGGCAATCCAGCCACACCATAGTGGAGATCATCCACGATGACATGCCCTTCCTGGTGGACTCGGTTCGCATGGCGCTCAGCCGCCACGGGGTAACGGCCCATCTGCTGCTGCACATGCCGATGGGACTGACATATGATGACAGTAACAAGGTTCAAGCGATCCATTCACCGAACGAGGTCGAGGGCGCCCGCGCCGAGACCGTTTTCCTCATCGAGATCGATCGCCAGACCGAGGAAGGGGTCATCAAGGCCCTGACCGAGGAGCTCGATTCCGTGCTCCGGGATGTCACCTTGTCCGTCAACGACTGGCAACCCATGCGCGCCAAGCTGGACGAGGTCATTCACCGCCTCGAGAAGGAGAAGACCCCGGCCAGCCAGGAAGAGCTGGACGAGTCCGTCGCCTTCCTGAAGTGGGTCGTCGACCACAACTTCACCCTGATGGGCTACCGCTACTACGAGATAGCGCCGGTCGAGGGTGACATCGAGATCCGCCCCCACCTCGACACCAGCCTGGGTCTGATGGGCGCCTCCGAGAAGGGCCATGTCCGCGCCCTGTCCAGCCTGGGCGAGAGCGCCCGGGAAGAGGCACTGAACAAGAACCTGCTGGTCCTGACCAAGACCAACTCCAAATCCCGCGTGCACCGCCCCGCTTACATCGACTATATCGGCGTCAAGCGCTTCGATGCCAAGGGCAAGGTGATCGGCGAGGATCGCTTCATTGGCCTGTACGCCTCCAGCGTCTACAACAACTCGGCCATGCAGATCCCCCATATCAAGCAGAAGCTTGACCGCATCATGGCCGGCTCCGGCTTCGCCAAGGGCAGCCATGCCTACAAGGCGCTGCTGAACATCCTGGAAACCTATCCGCGGGATGAGCTGATCCAGGCCAAGGAGCACGAGCTGCGCCAGATCGGCCTGGGCGTGCTGCAGATGCAGGAGCGGGACATGACCCGGCTATTCATCCGCAAGGATGTCTTCGGCCGTTACTACTCCTGCATGGTGTTCGTGACTAAGGAACGCTACAACACCCAGCTGCGCATCGACAGCCAGAAGATCCTGGCCGAGGCCCTGGGCTCAGATGAAGAAGTGGAGTTCAACACCTACTTCTCCGAATCCGTACTGGCCCGCACCCATTACCTGGTGCGCGTCAAAGACACCGATACCGACATCAACGTGAAAGAAATCGAAGCCAACCTGATCGAGGCGGCCCGCTCCTGGGAAGACAAGCTGGAAGCGGTACTGCTGTCCCACCATGGCGAAGCCATGGGCAAGAAACTGACCCGCAAATACGTGCAGGCCTTCCCCCGTTCCTACAAGGAAGAGGTGGTGCCGGGTACTGCCGCCGTCGACATCGCCCAACTGGAGGCCCTGTCCGACGAGCACCAGCTGGGCATGCTGTTCTACCGCCCCCAGGAAGCGGCCGACACCCGTCTGGTCAAGCTGAAGCTGTTCCACAAGGACCAGCCCATCTACCTGTCCGACGTGCTGCCGATGCTGGAAAACATGGGCCTGCGCATCATAGGTGAGCGCCCCTACCAGGTGCAGAGTGCCGACGGCCATCCCTACTGGGTGCTGGACTTCGCCATGGAGCACGTGGGCCGCACCGAGCTGAACCTGGAAGAGAGCCAGCATCGCTTCCAGGAAGCCTTTGCCCGGGTCTGGTCCGGTGACTTCGAGGACGACGGCTTCAACCGCCTGGTGCTGGGCGCCGGCCTGACCGGTCGCGAAGTGGTGATCCTGCGCGCCTACGCCAAGTACATGCGCCAGATCGGCGTCACCTTCAGCCAGGCCTACATCGAAGAGACCCTGGACAGGTATCCCGACATCGCCACCATGCTGGTCAAGCTGTTCAGCAAGCGCTTCGATCCCAAGAAGCCCGGTACCGAGAAGCAGCTGGAGAAGCTGGAAAGCCAGATCATCGAGGCCCTGGAGCACGTCTCCAACCTGGATGACGATCGCATCATCCGCGGCTATGTGGAGCTGATCAACGCCACCATCCGCACCAACTTCTTCCAGGGTGATGCCGACGGCAACGAAAAGCCCTACATCTCCTTCAAGGTCAGGCCCAGCGAGATTTCCGACATGCCGCTGCCGCTGCCGGCCTTCGAGATCTTCGTCTACTCTCCGCGGGTCGAAGGCGTCCACCTGCGCGGTGGCAAGGTGGCCCGTGGCGGCCTGCGCTGGTCCGACCGCCGCGAAGACTTCCGCACCGAGGTGCTGGGCCTGGTCAAGGCGCAGCAGGTGAAGAACACCGTGATCGTACCCGTGGGTGCCAAGGGCGGTTTCGTCTGCAAGAAGCTGCCCACGGAGGGTGGCCGCGAAGCCTTCTTCCAGGAAGGCCAGGAATGCTACAAGACCTTCATCCGCGCCCTGCTGGACATCACCGACAACATCGTCGACGGTGAGGTGGTCCATCCCCAGAACGTGGTTCGCCACGACGAGGACGACACCTACCTGGTGGTGGCGGCCGACAAGGGCACCGCCACCTTCTCCGACATCGCCAACGGCATCGCCGAGGAATACGGCTTCTGGCTGGGCGACGCCTTCGCCTCCGGCGGCTCCATCGGTTACGACCACAAGAAGATGGGCATCACCGCCCGCGGCGCCTGGGAATCCGTCAAGCGCCATTTCCGTGAGCTGGGCGTCGACTGCCAGAGCACCGACTTCACCTGTATCGCCATCGGCGACATGGCCGGTGACGTCTTCGGCAACGGCATGCTGCTGTCCAAGCACACCCGCCTGGTGGCGGCCTTCAACCACATGCACATCTTCATCGATCCCAACCCGGATGCGGCCAAGAGCCATGAAGAGCGCAAGCGCATGTTCGAGCTGCCCCGTTCCACCTGGGAGGACTACAACAAGGAGCTGATCTCCGAAGGTGGCGGTATCTTCAGCCGTGCCGCCAAGTCCATCAAGCTGACTCCGGAAATCAAGAAACTGGTCGGCACCAAGAAGGCCAGCATGACCCCCAACGAGCTGATCAAGGCGTTGCTGCAGGCCGAAGTGGACCTGATCTGGAACGGCGGTATCGGCACCTACGTCAAGGGCAGCAGCGAGTCCCACGCCGAAGTGGGCGACCGTGCCAACGATGCGGTGCGCATCAACGGCAAGGAGCTGCGCGCCAAGGTGGTGGGCGAGGGCGGTAACCTGGGCCTGACCCAGCTGGGCCGTATCGAATATGCCCTCAATGGCGGCCGCATCAACACCGACTTCATCGACAACGTCGGCGGCGTGGATTGCTCCGACAACGAGGTCAACATCAAGATCCTGCTCAACAGCCTGGTCAACAGCGGCGATCTGACCCGCAAGCAGCGCGACCAGCTGCTGTACGACATGACCGACGAAGTGGCGCTGATGGTGCTGGAAGACTGCTACGAGCAGACCCATTCCATCTCCATCACCGAGCTGCGTGGCGGCGGCGCCCTCAAGGAGCAGATGCGCTTCCTGCACGAGCTGGAGAAGGCCGGCAAGCTGGACAGGGCCCTGGAGTTCCTGCCCACCGACGACGAGCTGGCCGAGCGCGCAGCCCAGGGCCGTGGCCTGACCCGTCCCGAACTGTCGGTGCTGATCGCCTACGGCAAGATGGTGCTGAAGGAGCAGCTGGTGGTGCCGGAAATCACCGAAGACGCCTTCCTGAGCCGCCTGCTCAAGACCTCCTTCCCGCAGGTACTGCAGGAGCGCTTCGCCGACGCCATGGAGCAGCACCCGCTGCGCGGCGAGATCATCGCCACCCAGCTGGCCAACCGCATCACCAACGACATGGGCCTGAACTTCGTCTCCCGCATGATGGACGAAACCGGTGCCACCGTGGCCGAGATCGCCGCCAGCTACGCCATGGCCGCCGAGGTATTCAAGCTGCGTGAGCTGTGGAACGACATCACCGCTCTGGACAACCAGATCGACGCCGATGTCCAGACCGAGCTGCTGTTCGAGGCCCGCCGCACCGTGCGCCGTGCCGCCCGCTGGTTCCTGCGCAACCGCGACAAGGGCCAGAGCATCGAAGAGGGTATCGCCTCCTACGCCGAAACCTTCAACGATATCGCCGAAAAGCTGTTCGACTACGTCACCGAAGACGAGCAGAAGGGCATCGCCAGCGCACAGCAGAAGCTGGAAGACAAGGGTGTGCCGGCGACGGTGGCCGAGCGTGTCAGCCGCCTGTCCAGCCTGTTCTCCACCATGGATATCGCCGAAGTGGCGGTCGACCAGGGCAAGCCGGTCAACCTGGTGGCCAACACCTACTACAAGCTGGGTGCCCGCCTGGGGCTGCACTGGTTCCTGGATCAGATCAACCGCCAGCCGGTGGACAACCATTGGCAGGCCCTGGCCCGCGCCTCCTACCGCGAGGAACTGGACTGGCACCAGCGCATGCTGACCTCTGCCGTGCTGGGCCTGTGCGACGACGCCTTCTGCCAGACCGAGGAAGTGGTCGATACCTGGCTGGAGGAGAACGACGCCATCCTGACCCGCTGGAACCAGATGCTGGCCGAGTTCCGCTCCACCCAGAGCCACGAGTTCGCCAAGTTCTCCGTGGCCCTGCGTGAACTGGGCATCCTGATCCACAACTGTCAGCCGGTGCACGCCGCCTGATCCCGTTAGACAATGAAAACCTCGGCCCAGGCCGAGGTTTTTTTTGGAGAAAAACCATGTATTCGCTGATGCGCAACGTCCTGTTCAAGTGCGACCCCGAATGGTCCCACGATTTCACCCTGGGCCAGCTCAAGTGGCTGGGCCGTTCGCCCCTGAAGGGCCTGCTGGGCCCCAGCATCCAGGACAAGCCGGTGCAGCTCCTGGGCCTGACCTTCAGCAACCCGGTGGGCCTGGCCGCCGGCCTCGACAAGAACGGCGCCTGTATCGATGCCTTTGCCGCCATGGGCTTCGGCTTTATCGAGGTCGGTACCGTCACCCCCAGGCCCCAGCCCGGCAACCCCAAGCCGCGCCTGTTCCGGCTGCCCGAGGCCCACGCCATCATCAACCGCATGGGCTTCAACAACGACGGCGTCGACCAGCTGGTGGCCAACGTCAAGGCCGCCAACTACCGGGGCGTGCTGGGCATCAACATCGGCAAGAACAAGGACACGCCGGTGGAAGAGGGCACCCAGGACTACCTGATCTGCCTGGACAAGGTCTATGAGCTGGC belongs to Gallaecimonas sp. GXIMD4217 and includes:
- a CDS encoding NAD-glutamate dehydrogenase; translated protein: MSVDDFQGRSDSDLYGAAMSLWNSLEHKKAGESFIRVFNPEVSRHGWQSSHTIVEIIHDDMPFLVDSVRMALSRHGVTAHLLLHMPMGLTYDDSNKVQAIHSPNEVEGARAETVFLIEIDRQTEEGVIKALTEELDSVLRDVTLSVNDWQPMRAKLDEVIHRLEKEKTPASQEELDESVAFLKWVVDHNFTLMGYRYYEIAPVEGDIEIRPHLDTSLGLMGASEKGHVRALSSLGESAREEALNKNLLVLTKTNSKSRVHRPAYIDYIGVKRFDAKGKVIGEDRFIGLYASSVYNNSAMQIPHIKQKLDRIMAGSGFAKGSHAYKALLNILETYPRDELIQAKEHELRQIGLGVLQMQERDMTRLFIRKDVFGRYYSCMVFVTKERYNTQLRIDSQKILAEALGSDEEVEFNTYFSESVLARTHYLVRVKDTDTDINVKEIEANLIEAARSWEDKLEAVLLSHHGEAMGKKLTRKYVQAFPRSYKEEVVPGTAAVDIAQLEALSDEHQLGMLFYRPQEAADTRLVKLKLFHKDQPIYLSDVLPMLENMGLRIIGERPYQVQSADGHPYWVLDFAMEHVGRTELNLEESQHRFQEAFARVWSGDFEDDGFNRLVLGAGLTGREVVILRAYAKYMRQIGVTFSQAYIEETLDRYPDIATMLVKLFSKRFDPKKPGTEKQLEKLESQIIEALEHVSNLDDDRIIRGYVELINATIRTNFFQGDADGNEKPYISFKVRPSEISDMPLPLPAFEIFVYSPRVEGVHLRGGKVARGGLRWSDRREDFRTEVLGLVKAQQVKNTVIVPVGAKGGFVCKKLPTEGGREAFFQEGQECYKTFIRALLDITDNIVDGEVVHPQNVVRHDEDDTYLVVAADKGTATFSDIANGIAEEYGFWLGDAFASGGSIGYDHKKMGITARGAWESVKRHFRELGVDCQSTDFTCIAIGDMAGDVFGNGMLLSKHTRLVAAFNHMHIFIDPNPDAAKSHEERKRMFELPRSTWEDYNKELISEGGGIFSRAAKSIKLTPEIKKLVGTKKASMTPNELIKALLQAEVDLIWNGGIGTYVKGSSESHAEVGDRANDAVRINGKELRAKVVGEGGNLGLTQLGRIEYALNGGRINTDFIDNVGGVDCSDNEVNIKILLNSLVNSGDLTRKQRDQLLYDMTDEVALMVLEDCYEQTHSISITELRGGGALKEQMRFLHELEKAGKLDRALEFLPTDDELAERAAQGRGLTRPELSVLIAYGKMVLKEQLVVPEITEDAFLSRLLKTSFPQVLQERFADAMEQHPLRGEIIATQLANRITNDMGLNFVSRMMDETGATVAEIAASYAMAAEVFKLRELWNDITALDNQIDADVQTELLFEARRTVRRAARWFLRNRDKGQSIEEGIASYAETFNDIAEKLFDYVTEDEQKGIASAQQKLEDKGVPATVAERVSRLSSLFSTMDIAEVAVDQGKPVNLVANTYYKLGARLGLHWFLDQINRQPVDNHWQALARASYREELDWHQRMLTSAVLGLCDDAFCQTEEVVDTWLEENDAILTRWNQMLAEFRSTQSHEFAKFSVALRELGILIHNCQPVHAA